CACAATAAGCCATGGTGTGTGACTGCACACACCTGAAAACCCCAGAGGAGCTAAAGCAGCAGAAACTGAGGTCAGTGGTTGCAGAGACCGGGGTGAGGGTTGAGCCATGGCTGATGGGTAGTATACATGTGtctgtgatggaaatattctaggAGAACATAGTGGCCATGGTTGTATAATTCTATGAATATACGTAATGGCATTTCAATGTGTACTTTCAAAGGATCagagtaaaattattttgaagttaaTTTATGTTTTACTTATAAAACAATACATAAGGACAGTAAATATCTCTATACAAACCACAAAAATGACAACGAACGCCATGACAAGGTCAGGGAATTCATCCTTTGGGGCTGCGGCCGACATGAGCCGCTGTTGGGGAGCTGAGGCTGGTTGCTCAGCTGCAGCAGGTGGTTGCTCCAGCCCTTCCGTGACCCCGCCGGCTGGGGCTGAGGGCTGCTCATGCTCTGGGGCCACCAAAGGGGCGGGTGGCTCTTCCAGCTCCTGTCTGTCAGCCAGAGCTGGGAGTACCTCCTGCCCTGGTGGGGACGCTGTAGTGAGGGTCTCCGATTCTCGTACGCGCTGAGCTCCAGGAGAACTGGTGGCTTCAGGCAGCCTGGGCTGCGAGGCTGCAGTGGGCACCACAGGGATAGCGGGGGCTCGCTCCCGAGGGACGTGTGGATGTGGCTCTAGAGCTGCTGCCAAAGCTTCAAGAATAGAAAGTGTCATCACCGTGATGGCCATTCCATGGCAGGAAACCTCTCCCGCAGACATTGTCATCTGAGTCAAAGGACCCACCAGGAGGAAATCTCCCAGACGGCAGGCTAATGGAACAGTGATCTGAGACTAGTCCCTACTCCTGGCCCACCTGCAGTCTCAGTAAACATGCTCTCTGTGGCATATCCCGTTCCCTCCACATGCCCACATCTCCCACCCAGAGTCCTCCTCACCCAGAGACTCTGGCTCATTGGGCTCACACTTTCTCCACCATGAGTAGAGAAGGCGGGCGCGGcgctgcagctcagagcccggcaTGTGGACCCCTACATATTCCTGCAGTGCCTTCAGGCTGATGAAATCTGGGGGCTGGAAAAAGTACTCAGGGTAGTagtccagccaggtgcccaggatGGAGGAGATGGCCCTGGGGATACAAAAGTAGCCAGAACAATCAGGACGGGGTGTTCCTCCCACACTGATGTCTCAGGACAGGCCTATGGGACCTGGCCTCTATGCCTCCTGCTCCTGAATGTCCAGATACTGTTCCTACACCTTGCCCACCTGTGATTTAGGAGTCCTGCTTGAGATAGTTTAGTCACTGAAGAGGGACTGGCCAAAGTCTTTTTGACTGGGACCCCTTGAACAATGATGTGGCAAAGTCTGTCCATCTTGGGGAAGCCAGCCAGACTCCTCCGTGTGTCCCGAGCCAACCTTCCACCGGAATTCAAGTCCGTGCGTGAGTGGAGGGGTGGTGTCAGGATGAGTCCGTGCCTTCACTGCATACCCTAGCGCTCCATGAAAATCTGTGCAAATACGGGACAAGGGGACTCTTTCTCTTACCTGGGCTTGCTGGGACCCTCCTGATGCCTTCAACGTGACGACCAGTGCCTCTGTGCTGCCTCATGCCCTCAGTGCACATGTGGGTGTCCTCCCGCTGACACTGTTCTCCCATCGTGTGCGTGATATGTGCTCCTTGAGCCCTCACTGTGTCTCCTGTACCCTTGCTAAGCACACACTGTGGATGTTCCCCAAGGTGGTGAGCCTGATGCTCCCCAAAACCATTATTCTGGGTCCCCTGATGGGGGTGGAAGCAAGGCTGTGGTTGGGAAGGGATGGGGTTGGACTCTCTAAGGGGCTGACGCGGTCCTCTGGcg
This DNA window, taken from Neofelis nebulosa isolate mNeoNeb1 chromosome 4, mNeoNeb1.pri, whole genome shotgun sequence, encodes the following:
- the LOC131509614 gene encoding ral guanine nucleotide dissociation stimulator-like isoform X1 — encoded protein: MCSVISHLKFSSECQDPFSYSGHPGLRLATSHWGLGIWSAFWTPTLLLAIVLCLIPCPSCVLPQGTKVTPRNENENCVGWTIDAGLLKQRVEHLVPAFLGRDPTYVSTFLGTYPTFTTTQQVLEVLFMRYGCLHSEAEEDGGPREQEKLAISSILGTWLDYYPEYFFQPPDFISLKALQEYVGVHMPGSELQRRARLLYSWWRKCEPNEPESLALAAALEPHPHVPRERAPAIPVVPTAASQPRLPEATSSPGAQRVRESETLTTASPPGQEVLPALADRQELEEPPAPLVAPEHEQPSAPAGGVTEGLEQPPAAAEQPASAPQQRLMSAAAPKDEFPDLVMAFVVIFVVCIEIFTVLMYCFISKT
- the LOC131509614 gene encoding ral guanine nucleotide dissociation stimulator-like isoform X2 produces the protein MCSVISHLKFSSECQDPFSYSGHPGLRLATSHWGLGIWSAFWTPTLLLAIVLCLIPCPSCVLPQGTKVTPRNENENCVGWTIDAGLLKQRVEHLVPAFLGRDPTYVSTFLGTYPTFTTTQQVLEVLFMRAISSILGTWLDYYPEYFFQPPDFISLKALQEYVGVHMPGSELQRRARLLYSWWRKCEPNEPESLALAAALEPHPHVPRERAPAIPVVPTAASQPRLPEATSSPGAQRVRESETLTTASPPGQEVLPALADRQELEEPPAPLVAPEHEQPSAPAGGVTEGLEQPPAAAEQPASAPQQRLMSAAAPKDEFPDLVMAFVVIFVVCIEIFTVLMYCFISKT